A window of the Gossypium hirsutum isolate 1008001.06 chromosome A05, Gossypium_hirsutum_v2.1, whole genome shotgun sequence genome harbors these coding sequences:
- the LOC107959069 gene encoding kinesin-like protein KIN-5D: MESSQHQRRGGGFVSLSPSQTPRSNDKPVRDLRSGDSNSSSKHDKDKGVNVQVILRCRPLSAEEMRIHTPVVISCNESRREVCAVQNIANKQIDRTFLFDKVFGPSSQQKELFELAVSPIVNEVLEGYNCTIFAYGQTGTGKTYTMEGGARKKNGEFPSDAGVIPRAVKQIFDILEAQSAEYSMKVTFLELYNEEITDLLAPEETTKFIDDKSKKPIALMEDGKGGVFVRGLEEELVTTANEIYKILEKGSAKRRTAETLLNKQSSRSHSIFSITIHIKECTPEGEEMIKCGKLNLVDLAGSENISRSGAREGRAREAGEINKSLLTLGRVINALVEHSGHVPYRDSKLTRLLRDSLGGKTKTCIIATVSPSIHCLEETLSTLDYAHRAKNIKNKPEINQKMMKSALIKDLYSEIDRLRQEVYAAREKNGIYIPRDRYLHDEAEKKAMAEKIERMELVSESKEKQITELQELYNSQQMLTADLSEKLGKTEKKLEETENALFDLEDKHRQANATIKEKEFLISNLLKSEKALVERAFELREELENAASDVSDLFAKIERKDKIEDGNKALIQKFQSQLTQQLEILHKTVAASVTQQEQQLKEMEEDMQSFVSTKSEATEELQGRLGKLKSTYGSGIKALDDIALKLDGNSKSTFGDLNSEVSKHSRDLEDLFKGIASEADALLNDLQSSLYKQEEKLTAFAQQQREAHSRAVDNARAISKIAVNFFATLDMHASKLTKIVEEAQAVNDNKLSEFEKKFEECAAYEEKQLLQKVAELLAGSSARKKKLVQMAVHDLRENASSKTSELQKEMSTMQESTSVVKTEWNVRMESTESHYVEDTSAVECGKKDMEDVLQNCLKQAKMSAQQWRNAQESLLSLEKRNVDSVDSIVSGGMEANRIFRDQFSSAVSTALEDVDTANNSCLTSIDHSLQLDRDACGNLNSMISPCCDDLRDLKSGHYHKIVEITENASQCLEDEYMVDKPSCSTPRKRSFNLPSVSSIDELRTPPFEELLKLFWEAKSAKLANGDVKHMLAAYEAAQALKDSRVPLTAIN, from the exons ATGGAATCTTCACAGCATCAAAGGAGAGGAGGAGGATTTGTGTCGCTATCTCCATCTCAAACGCCACGTTCAAACGATAAACCGGTGCGAGATCTGCGATCGGGTGATTCCAATTCAAGCTCCAAACATGATAAGGATAAGGGCGTTAACGTTCAGGTCATTTTACGTTGCAG GCCGTTGAGTGCAGAAGAAATGAGAATACATACACCAGTGGTGATATCGTGTAATGAAAGTAGACGAGAAGTTTGTGCTGTACAGAATATTGCTAATAAGCAAATTGACAGGACCTTTCTTTTTGATAAg GTCTTTGGTCCATCGTCTCAGCAAAAGGAGTTATTTGAATTGGCTGTCTCTCCAATTGTGAATGAAGTTCTCGAGGGTTACAATTGCACTATCTTTGCATATGGTCAGACGGGAACTGGAAAGACGTACACAATGGAAGGAGGGGCAAGGAAAAAG AACGGGGAATTTCCAAGTGACGCTGGTGTTATTCCCAGAGCTGTTAAACAAATTTTTGATATATTAGAAGCTCAAAGTGCTGAATATAGTATGAAAGTTACATTTCTAGAGCTTTACAATGAGGAAATAACAGATCTTTTGGCACCAGAGGAAACTACAAAATTCATTGATGATAAATCTAAGAAACCCATTGCCCTTATGGAAGATGGAAAAGGGGGAGTTTTTGTCAGAGGCCTGGAAGAAGAGCTAGTAACTACTGCTAATGAAATTTACAAAATCTTGGAAAAAGGTTCTGCTAAACGGCGTACGGCTGAGACTCTACTTAACAAACAAAGTAGTCGATCTCATTCTATATTTTCTATTACAATCCACATAAAGGAGTGCACTCCAGAGGGGGAAGAGATGATTAAATGTGGAAAGCTAAATCTTGTTGACCTTGCTGGTTCCGAGAATATTTCACGTTCTGGGGCGCGAGAG GGCAGAGCAAGGGAAGCTGGAGAGATTAATAAAAGCTTGCTCACTCTTGGTCGCGTTATCAATGCTCTCGTTGAGCACTCAGGTCATGTTCCATATAG AGATAGCAAACTAACAAGACTGCTGAGGGACTCACTGGGAGGGAAAACCAAAACATGTATAATCGCCACAGTCTCACCATCCATCCATTGTCTGGAAGAAACACTCAGCACTCTAGATTATGCTCATCGTGCCAAGAATATCAAGAACAAACCAGAG ATTAACCAGAAGATGATGAAATCTGCTTTAATAAAAGATCTATATTCTGAAATTGATCGGCTAAGGCAAG AGGTGTATGCTGCAAGAGAGAAAAATGGGATTTATATTCCACGAGATCGCTATCTCCATGACGAAGCAGAAAAGAAG GCTATGGCTGAAAAAATAGAGCGCATGGAACTTGTGTCAGAATCTAAAGAGAAG CAAATTACTGAGCTTCAGGAACTCTACAATTCACAGCAGATGTTGACTGCAGATTTAAGTGAGAAACTTGGAAAGACAGAG AAAAAACTGGAGGAAACTGAAAATGCGTTGTTTGATCTTGAAGATAAACATAGACAAGCAAATGCAACTATTAAAGAGAAGGAATTTTTAATATCTAATCTCCTTAAATCTG AGAAAGCGCTTGTTGAGCGTGCTTTTGAACTCCGAGAAGAGCTTGAAAACGCTGCTTCAGACGTCTCAGATTTGTTTGCCAAGATCG AAAGGAAGGATAAAATTGAGGATGGAAATAAAGCACTTATCCAAAAGTTCCAGTCCCAGTTGACCCAGCAGCTTGAAATTTTGCATAAGACAGTGGCAGCTTCTGTGACTCAACAAGAGCAGCAACTGAAAGAAATGGAGGAAGATATGCAGTCCTTTGTATCAACAAAATCAGAG GCCACGGAAGAACTTCAAGGAAGGTTGGGGAAATTGAAGAGCACATATGGTTCGGGAATCAAAGCTTTGGACGATATAGCTCTAAAGCTTGATGGGAACTCCAAGTCAACTTTTGGTGATCTAAACTCGGAAGTTTCCAAGCACTCACGTGACCTGGAAGAC CTCTTCAAAGGAATTGCTTCCGAAGCTGATGCATTACTTAATGACCTTCAAAGTAGTCTTTACAAGCAAGAAGAGAAGCTAACTGCATTTGCACAACAGCAGCGTGAG GCACATTCCAGGGCCGTAGATAATGCAAGGGCAATTTCTAAAATAGCAGTGAATTTCTTTGCGACTTTAGACATGCATGCATCCAAGCTGACCAAAATCGTGGAAGAAGCACAAGCCGTAAATGACAACAAGCTGTCTGAATTTGAAAAGAAGTTTGAG GAATGTGCTGCTTATGAAGAGAAGCAGTTGCTACAAAAGGTTGCAGAGCTGCTAGCAGGTTCAAGTGCTAGGAAGAAAAAACTG GTCCAAATGGCGGTCCATGATCTGCGGGAAAATGCATCGAGCAAAACCAGTGAACTACAGAAAGAAATGTCTACCATGCAAGAGTCCACTTCTGTTGTCAAAACAGAATGGAATGTTCGCATGGAAAGCACAGAATCCCACTATGTTGAAGATACTTCTGCTGTAGAATGTGGAAAGAAAGACATGGAAGATGTTCTCCAAAACTG TTTGAAGCAAGCAAAAATGAGTGCTCAGCAGTGGAGGAACGCCCAGGAATCCCTTCTTAGCCTAGAAAAGAGAAATGTCGATTCTGTGGACTCCATCGTTAG TGGAGGGATGGAAGCCAATCGGATATTCCGTGATCAATTTTCTTCTGCTGTATCCACTGCTCTTGAAGACGTAGACACAGCAAACAACAGTTGCCTAACATCCATTGATC ATTCGTTACAACTTGACCGTGATGCTTGTGGGAACTTGAATTCCATGATATCTCCTTGTTGTGACGATTTGAGAGACCTGAAAAGTGGTCACTACCACAAGATTGTAGAAATTACAGAGAATGCTTCACAATGCCTCGAGGACGAATACATG GTGGACAAGCCATCTTGTTCGACTCCAAGGAAGAGGTCATTCAACCTTCCGAGTGTTTCATCCATTGACGAACTCAGAACTCCTCCATTCGAGGAGTTATTGAAGTTGTTTTGGGAAGCAAAATCTGCAAAACTAGCGAATGGAGATGTAAAACATATGCTGGCAGCATATGAAGCAGCCCAAGCCTTGAAAGACTCCAGAGTTCCACTCACTGCTATAAACTAA
- the LOC107959068 gene encoding uncharacterized protein isoform X2, which produces MMAIEKNNFKVSRFDSEFSYGSRETTVSSDEDELQRQSSAVDSDGDDDDDDEFDDADSGAGSDDFDLLELGETGAEFCQVGNLTCSVPFELYDLPGLEDILSLDVWNECLSDEERFSLTKFLPDVDQDTFMRTLNDLLKGDNFHFGSPIKKLFDMLKGGLCEPRVALYREGLNFFQKRQHYHHLRKHQNNMVANLCQIRDAWLKCRGYGIEERLRVLNIMRSQKSLMYDKFKDEDSESSKREDLNDGLWSKKEKDRKASQKKARYSGYGVEPNLEFISRGQLMALEPAKYGKQNPKGTLPRQKYESGAVLRSRDWMRLDDDAEDPMFGAGIRRDRNVVRDSIMGKSGSLRTGKKYERPEEFAGDSSAALPLSSKHDLQAYGRNRDMNKLSEAKMYTSKPPNRTSDDLPKKVKYSENHLQFAVGKQIKSSKGRTPPFPLKGSRVDLSECAEMFCQNKNHGEDISVDSSVRSDDWNVRSKKWKTGRDSPDVSFKSYKVSSPLMNDRILQSDSRTKPLQEKTRANYVQKRGPVSKGSRAFIRNEETESGSSEQFDNDEDSNPLMRSKLAYPTGIIKDSQLSSLKSGVDSKKTKSLKKNSMEDGWTVDGITHFSKKSFREDVHVPGVENYYFKGKQKGKMSESPLLNSTSRLMDEVDRKQVYKLGKSAQLRGEPGNGLHKSSSRVYPTDKRQKGELAYDHSTSQSNYLRDYLVDEEDALPVTLSLADENNPGRNTKKGQSIEAYDRCEKSEASLRGCNKGTKKRKGKEYVAHVDRRGEDGNLQSNLEQQIDDSLFLKKKGKRKLEADISASDMEASEPHGAELGAIDVEIETKPQKKPFILITPTVHTGFSFSIIHLLSAVRLAMITPLPEDSLEVSKPREEQNGKQEGGANGVLSCENAVSNDLDHPVQASALSLTVHEIVSRVAANPGDPCILETQEPLQDLVRGVLKIFSSKTAPLGAKGWKALVAYEKSTKGWSWVGPVMHSSNDHETIEEVTSPEAWGLPPKMLVKLVDSFANWLKNGQETLQLLGSLPAPPLELMQANLDEKERFRDLRAQKSLSTISPSSEEVRAYFRREELLRYSIPDRAFSYTAADGKKSIVAPLRRCGGKPTSKARDHFMLKRDRPPHVTILCIVRDAAARLPGSIGTRADVCTLIRDSQYIVEEVSDAQVNQVVSGALDRLHYERDPCVQFDGERKLWVYLHREREEEDFEDDGTSSTKKWKRQKKDAAEQPDQGAVTVAFHGTGDQSGDLVSDLNVEPPCCDKKMETDSHNTQNVEDNVDTSHGSEQGNTQQHGHPVQESKLLCQENSTNEDFDQHFSFAGQSPPRG; this is translated from the exons ATGATGGCGATTGAGAAGAATAACTTCAAAGTTTCACGGTTTGATTCGGAGTTCTCGTATGGTAGTAGAGAGACGACTGTGTCGAGTGATGAGGATGAGCTTCAACGACAAAGCTCAGCTGTTGATTCTGATggcgatgatgatgatgatgatgaatttgatgatGCTGATTCAGGAGCAGGTTCGGATGACTTTGATTTATTGGAATTAGGAGAAACGGGGGCTGAATTCTGCCAAGTTGGGAACTTGACTTGTTCTGTTCCTTTCGAGTTGTACGATCTACCTGGATTGGAAGATATTTTGTCTCTTGATGTGTGGAATGAGTGTTTAAGTGATGAGGAGCGGTTTAGCCTTACTAAATTTTTGCCCGATGTGGATCAGGATACATTTATGCGGACTTTGAATGACCTTCTTAAGGGTGATAATTTTCATTTTGGGAGTCCTATAAAGAAGTTGTTTGATATGTTGAAAGGAGGCTTATGTGAGCCAAGGGTCGCACTTTATCGGGAAGGTTTGAATTTCTTTCAGAAGCGACAGCATTACCATCATTTGAGGAAGCATCAGAATAATATGGTTGCCAATCTTTGTCAAATAAGGGATGCTTGGCTTAAGTGCAGGGGATACGGTATCGAGGAGCGGCTTCGTGTTTTGAACATTATGAGAAGTCAGAAGAGTTTGATGTATGACAAATTCAAAGATGAGGATTCTGAATCCTCCAAAAGAGAGGATTTGAATGATGGATTGTGGAGCAAAAAGGAGAAGGACAGGAAAGCTTCACAGAAAAAGGCACGCTACTCGGGCTATGGGGTTGAACCGAATTTAGAATTCATTTCCCGAGGACAGCTGATGGCTTTGGAACCAGCAAAATATGGGAAGCAGAATCCAAAAG GAACTCTTCCTCGACAGAAATATGAGTCAGGGGCTGTCCTCAGGTCTAGGGATTGGATGAGGTTAGATGATGATGCCGAAGACCCAATGTTCGGAGCAGGTATTCGAAGAGACCGAAATGTTGTGCGTGATAGCATTATGGGAAAATCTGGTTCATTGAGAACAGGGAAAAAGTATGAAAGACCGGAAGAATTTGCTGGTGATAGTTCTGCGGCTTTGCCTTTGTCTTCAAAGCATGACTTGCAGGCCTATGGTAGGAACAGGGATATGAATAAATTGTCAGAGGCAAAAATGTATACTTCAAAGCCTCCTAACAGGACATCTGATGATTTGCCCAAGAAGGTCAAGTATTCTGAAAACCATCTGCAATTTGCTGTTGGAAAACAAATTAAGTCTTCGAAGGGCCGAACTCCTCCATTTCCATTGAAAGGGAGTCGAGTTGACTTATCTGAATGTGCTGAAATGTTTTGTCAAAATAAGAACCATGGAGAAGATATCTCTGTGGATTCTTCAGTTAGATCTGATGATTGGAATGTTAGGAGCAAGAAATGGAAAACAGGACGAGATTCTCCAGATGTCAGTTTTAAATCTTATAAAGTTTCTTCACCACTGATGAATGATCGAATCCTGCAGTCTGACAGTAGAACAAAACCTTTGCAGGAGAAGACCAGAGCGAACTATGTGCAAAAGAGAGGCCCTGTTTCCAAAGGCAGTAGAGCGTTTATTAGAAATGAAGAAACAGAATCCGGCTCATCTGAGCAATTTGATAATGACGAGGATAGCAATCCTCTAATGAGAAGCAAATTGGCATACCCTACGGGTATCATAAAAGATTCTCAGTTGTCTTCATTGAAGTCCGGTGTAGATTCTAAAAAGACCAAAtctttgaagaaaaattctatGGAGGATGGATGGACTGTTGATGGAATCACTCACTTCTCCAAGAAGAGCTTTAGGGAAGATGTGCATGTGCCTGGAGTAGAAAACTACTATTTTAAAGGAAAACAGAAGGGCAAGATGAGTGAAAGCCCCTTGCTTAACTCTACTTCTAGATTAATGGACGAGGTTGATAGGAAACAAGTTTACAAGTTGGGTAAAAGTGCCCAGTTACGAGGGGAACCTGGTAACGGGTTACACAAGTCCTCATCGAGGGTCTACCCTACTGACAAAAGGCAGAAAGGTGAACTCGCCTATGATCATTCTACGTCTCAGTCAAATTATCTGCGTGATTATCTTGTTGATGAGGAGGATGCTTTACCTGTGACACTCTCGTTAGCTGATGAAAATAACCCGGGTAGAAATACGAAGAAAGGTCAGAGCATTGAAGCATATGATCGCTGTGAAAAATCCGAAGCTTCATTACGAGGGTGCAACAAAGGGACAAAGAAAAGGAAGGGGAAGGAGTATGTGGCACATGTTGATAGAAGGGGCGAAGATGGTAACCTGCAGTCTAACCTTGAGCAGCAAATCGATGATTCCCTTTTcttgaagaaaaagggaaagcgAAAACTGGAGGCTGATATTAGTGCTTCTGATATGGAAGCTTCTGAACCACATGGTGCAGAATTAGGAGCCATAGATGTGGAGATAGAAACCAAACCACAGAAAAAGCCATTTATTTTGATCACCCCCACAGTTCATACTGGTTTCTCGTTCTCAATTATACATCTTCTTTCTGCAGTTCGCTTGGCAATGATTACACCACTTCCAGAAGACTCCTTAGAGGTTAGCAAGCCTAGAGAAGAGCAAAATGGAAAGCAGGAAGGTGGCGCGAATGGAGTTCTTTCTTGTGAAAATGCAGTTAGCAATGATTTGGACCATCCTGTGCAAGCAAGTGCGCTTTCTCTAACTGTTCATGAGATTGTTAGTCGGGTGGCGGCGAATCCTGGGGATCCATGTATCCTTGAGACACAAGAGCCGCTTCAAGATTTAGTTCGGGGAGTTCTGAAAATTTTCTCATCAAAAACAGCACCTTTGGGAGCAAAAGGCTGGAAGGCACTTGTTGCCTATGAGAAGTCCACAAAAGGTTGGTCTTGGGTTGGTCCTGTTATGCATAGCTCAAATGATCATGAGACTATTGAGGAGGTAACATCACCCGAAGCCTGGGGTCTGCCACCGAAAATGCTTGTCAAGTTAGTTGATTCATTTGCCAATTGGCTGAAAAATGGTCAGGAGACTCTCCAGCTATTAGGGAGTCTTCCTGCACCACCGCTTGAATTGATGCAAGCCAATTTAGATGAGAAAGAAAGGTTCAGAGACCTAAGAGCTCAGAAGAGCCTTAGCACCATTAGTCCAAGTTCTGAAGAAGTGAGAGCTTATTTCCGTAGGGAGGAGCTTCTTAGATATTCTATTCCTGACAGGGCCTTCTCTTACACGGCTGCTGATGGCAAAAAATCTATAGTTGCTCCCTTGCGAAGGTGTGGAGGTAAACCAACTTCAAAGGCTCGAGATCATTTTATGCTGAAACGTGACCGGCCACCACATGTTACAATTCTTTGTATTGTGAGAGATGCAGCTGCCAGATTGCCTGGAAGTATCGGCACCCGTGCAGATGTTTGTACTTTGATAAGAGACTCCCAGTACATTGTCGAAGAAGTTTCTGATGCACAAGTTAACCAGGTTGTTAGCGGGGCCTTAGACCGTTTGCATTACGAACGAGATCCTTGTGTACAATTTGATGGAGAGAGGAAATTGTGGGTTTATTTGCAtagagaaagagaagaagaggATTTTGAGGATGATGGTACTTCATCTACTAAGAAATGGAAGAGGCAGAAAAAAGATGCTGCTGAGCAACCTGATCAAGGAGCCGTAACTGTGGCTTTTCATGGGACTGGGGATCAATCAGGAGATTTGGTCTCTGATCTTAATGTCGAGCCTCCATGCTGTGATAAAAAGATGGAGACAGATTCCCATAATACACAAAACGTGGAGGATAATGTTGACACCAGTCATGGGTCTGAGCAAGGTAACACCCAACAACATGGTCATCCTGTGCAAGAAAGCAAATTGCTATGTCAAGAAAATTCCACTAATGAAGATTTTGATCAACATTTCAG TTTTGCAGGTCAGAGTCCACCAAGAGGGTAG
- the LOC107959068 gene encoding uncharacterized protein isoform X1 has protein sequence MMAIEKNNFKVSRFDSEFSYGSRETTVSSDEDELQRQSSAVDSDGDDDDDDEFDDADSGAGSDDFDLLELGETGAEFCQVGNLTCSVPFELYDLPGLEDILSLDVWNECLSDEERFSLTKFLPDVDQDTFMRTLNDLLKGDNFHFGSPIKKLFDMLKGGLCEPRVALYREGLNFFQKRQHYHHLRKHQNNMVANLCQIRDAWLKCRGYGIEERLRVLNIMRSQKSLMYDKFKDEDSESSKREDLNDGLWSKKEKDRKASQKKARYSGYGVEPNLEFISRGQLMALEPAKYGKQNPKGMLKTGTLPRQKYESGAVLRSRDWMRLDDDAEDPMFGAGIRRDRNVVRDSIMGKSGSLRTGKKYERPEEFAGDSSAALPLSSKHDLQAYGRNRDMNKLSEAKMYTSKPPNRTSDDLPKKVKYSENHLQFAVGKQIKSSKGRTPPFPLKGSRVDLSECAEMFCQNKNHGEDISVDSSVRSDDWNVRSKKWKTGRDSPDVSFKSYKVSSPLMNDRILQSDSRTKPLQEKTRANYVQKRGPVSKGSRAFIRNEETESGSSEQFDNDEDSNPLMRSKLAYPTGIIKDSQLSSLKSGVDSKKTKSLKKNSMEDGWTVDGITHFSKKSFREDVHVPGVENYYFKGKQKGKMSESPLLNSTSRLMDEVDRKQVYKLGKSAQLRGEPGNGLHKSSSRVYPTDKRQKGELAYDHSTSQSNYLRDYLVDEEDALPVTLSLADENNPGRNTKKGQSIEAYDRCEKSEASLRGCNKGTKKRKGKEYVAHVDRRGEDGNLQSNLEQQIDDSLFLKKKGKRKLEADISASDMEASEPHGAELGAIDVEIETKPQKKPFILITPTVHTGFSFSIIHLLSAVRLAMITPLPEDSLEVSKPREEQNGKQEGGANGVLSCENAVSNDLDHPVQASALSLTVHEIVSRVAANPGDPCILETQEPLQDLVRGVLKIFSSKTAPLGAKGWKALVAYEKSTKGWSWVGPVMHSSNDHETIEEVTSPEAWGLPPKMLVKLVDSFANWLKNGQETLQLLGSLPAPPLELMQANLDEKERFRDLRAQKSLSTISPSSEEVRAYFRREELLRYSIPDRAFSYTAADGKKSIVAPLRRCGGKPTSKARDHFMLKRDRPPHVTILCIVRDAAARLPGSIGTRADVCTLIRDSQYIVEEVSDAQVNQVVSGALDRLHYERDPCVQFDGERKLWVYLHREREEEDFEDDGTSSTKKWKRQKKDAAEQPDQGAVTVAFHGTGDQSGDLVSDLNVEPPCCDKKMETDSHNTQNVEDNVDTSHGSEQGNTQQHGHPVQESKLLCQENSTNEDFDQHFSFAGQSPPRG, from the exons ATGATGGCGATTGAGAAGAATAACTTCAAAGTTTCACGGTTTGATTCGGAGTTCTCGTATGGTAGTAGAGAGACGACTGTGTCGAGTGATGAGGATGAGCTTCAACGACAAAGCTCAGCTGTTGATTCTGATggcgatgatgatgatgatgatgaatttgatgatGCTGATTCAGGAGCAGGTTCGGATGACTTTGATTTATTGGAATTAGGAGAAACGGGGGCTGAATTCTGCCAAGTTGGGAACTTGACTTGTTCTGTTCCTTTCGAGTTGTACGATCTACCTGGATTGGAAGATATTTTGTCTCTTGATGTGTGGAATGAGTGTTTAAGTGATGAGGAGCGGTTTAGCCTTACTAAATTTTTGCCCGATGTGGATCAGGATACATTTATGCGGACTTTGAATGACCTTCTTAAGGGTGATAATTTTCATTTTGGGAGTCCTATAAAGAAGTTGTTTGATATGTTGAAAGGAGGCTTATGTGAGCCAAGGGTCGCACTTTATCGGGAAGGTTTGAATTTCTTTCAGAAGCGACAGCATTACCATCATTTGAGGAAGCATCAGAATAATATGGTTGCCAATCTTTGTCAAATAAGGGATGCTTGGCTTAAGTGCAGGGGATACGGTATCGAGGAGCGGCTTCGTGTTTTGAACATTATGAGAAGTCAGAAGAGTTTGATGTATGACAAATTCAAAGATGAGGATTCTGAATCCTCCAAAAGAGAGGATTTGAATGATGGATTGTGGAGCAAAAAGGAGAAGGACAGGAAAGCTTCACAGAAAAAGGCACGCTACTCGGGCTATGGGGTTGAACCGAATTTAGAATTCATTTCCCGAGGACAGCTGATGGCTTTGGAACCAGCAAAATATGGGAAGCAGAATCCAAAAGGTATGCTTAAGACAG GAACTCTTCCTCGACAGAAATATGAGTCAGGGGCTGTCCTCAGGTCTAGGGATTGGATGAGGTTAGATGATGATGCCGAAGACCCAATGTTCGGAGCAGGTATTCGAAGAGACCGAAATGTTGTGCGTGATAGCATTATGGGAAAATCTGGTTCATTGAGAACAGGGAAAAAGTATGAAAGACCGGAAGAATTTGCTGGTGATAGTTCTGCGGCTTTGCCTTTGTCTTCAAAGCATGACTTGCAGGCCTATGGTAGGAACAGGGATATGAATAAATTGTCAGAGGCAAAAATGTATACTTCAAAGCCTCCTAACAGGACATCTGATGATTTGCCCAAGAAGGTCAAGTATTCTGAAAACCATCTGCAATTTGCTGTTGGAAAACAAATTAAGTCTTCGAAGGGCCGAACTCCTCCATTTCCATTGAAAGGGAGTCGAGTTGACTTATCTGAATGTGCTGAAATGTTTTGTCAAAATAAGAACCATGGAGAAGATATCTCTGTGGATTCTTCAGTTAGATCTGATGATTGGAATGTTAGGAGCAAGAAATGGAAAACAGGACGAGATTCTCCAGATGTCAGTTTTAAATCTTATAAAGTTTCTTCACCACTGATGAATGATCGAATCCTGCAGTCTGACAGTAGAACAAAACCTTTGCAGGAGAAGACCAGAGCGAACTATGTGCAAAAGAGAGGCCCTGTTTCCAAAGGCAGTAGAGCGTTTATTAGAAATGAAGAAACAGAATCCGGCTCATCTGAGCAATTTGATAATGACGAGGATAGCAATCCTCTAATGAGAAGCAAATTGGCATACCCTACGGGTATCATAAAAGATTCTCAGTTGTCTTCATTGAAGTCCGGTGTAGATTCTAAAAAGACCAAAtctttgaagaaaaattctatGGAGGATGGATGGACTGTTGATGGAATCACTCACTTCTCCAAGAAGAGCTTTAGGGAAGATGTGCATGTGCCTGGAGTAGAAAACTACTATTTTAAAGGAAAACAGAAGGGCAAGATGAGTGAAAGCCCCTTGCTTAACTCTACTTCTAGATTAATGGACGAGGTTGATAGGAAACAAGTTTACAAGTTGGGTAAAAGTGCCCAGTTACGAGGGGAACCTGGTAACGGGTTACACAAGTCCTCATCGAGGGTCTACCCTACTGACAAAAGGCAGAAAGGTGAACTCGCCTATGATCATTCTACGTCTCAGTCAAATTATCTGCGTGATTATCTTGTTGATGAGGAGGATGCTTTACCTGTGACACTCTCGTTAGCTGATGAAAATAACCCGGGTAGAAATACGAAGAAAGGTCAGAGCATTGAAGCATATGATCGCTGTGAAAAATCCGAAGCTTCATTACGAGGGTGCAACAAAGGGACAAAGAAAAGGAAGGGGAAGGAGTATGTGGCACATGTTGATAGAAGGGGCGAAGATGGTAACCTGCAGTCTAACCTTGAGCAGCAAATCGATGATTCCCTTTTcttgaagaaaaagggaaagcgAAAACTGGAGGCTGATATTAGTGCTTCTGATATGGAAGCTTCTGAACCACATGGTGCAGAATTAGGAGCCATAGATGTGGAGATAGAAACCAAACCACAGAAAAAGCCATTTATTTTGATCACCCCCACAGTTCATACTGGTTTCTCGTTCTCAATTATACATCTTCTTTCTGCAGTTCGCTTGGCAATGATTACACCACTTCCAGAAGACTCCTTAGAGGTTAGCAAGCCTAGAGAAGAGCAAAATGGAAAGCAGGAAGGTGGCGCGAATGGAGTTCTTTCTTGTGAAAATGCAGTTAGCAATGATTTGGACCATCCTGTGCAAGCAAGTGCGCTTTCTCTAACTGTTCATGAGATTGTTAGTCGGGTGGCGGCGAATCCTGGGGATCCATGTATCCTTGAGACACAAGAGCCGCTTCAAGATTTAGTTCGGGGAGTTCTGAAAATTTTCTCATCAAAAACAGCACCTTTGGGAGCAAAAGGCTGGAAGGCACTTGTTGCCTATGAGAAGTCCACAAAAGGTTGGTCTTGGGTTGGTCCTGTTATGCATAGCTCAAATGATCATGAGACTATTGAGGAGGTAACATCACCCGAAGCCTGGGGTCTGCCACCGAAAATGCTTGTCAAGTTAGTTGATTCATTTGCCAATTGGCTGAAAAATGGTCAGGAGACTCTCCAGCTATTAGGGAGTCTTCCTGCACCACCGCTTGAATTGATGCAAGCCAATTTAGATGAGAAAGAAAGGTTCAGAGACCTAAGAGCTCAGAAGAGCCTTAGCACCATTAGTCCAAGTTCTGAAGAAGTGAGAGCTTATTTCCGTAGGGAGGAGCTTCTTAGATATTCTATTCCTGACAGGGCCTTCTCTTACACGGCTGCTGATGGCAAAAAATCTATAGTTGCTCCCTTGCGAAGGTGTGGAGGTAAACCAACTTCAAAGGCTCGAGATCATTTTATGCTGAAACGTGACCGGCCACCACATGTTACAATTCTTTGTATTGTGAGAGATGCAGCTGCCAGATTGCCTGGAAGTATCGGCACCCGTGCAGATGTTTGTACTTTGATAAGAGACTCCCAGTACATTGTCGAAGAAGTTTCTGATGCACAAGTTAACCAGGTTGTTAGCGGGGCCTTAGACCGTTTGCATTACGAACGAGATCCTTGTGTACAATTTGATGGAGAGAGGAAATTGTGGGTTTATTTGCAtagagaaagagaagaagaggATTTTGAGGATGATGGTACTTCATCTACTAAGAAATGGAAGAGGCAGAAAAAAGATGCTGCTGAGCAACCTGATCAAGGAGCCGTAACTGTGGCTTTTCATGGGACTGGGGATCAATCAGGAGATTTGGTCTCTGATCTTAATGTCGAGCCTCCATGCTGTGATAAAAAGATGGAGACAGATTCCCATAATACACAAAACGTGGAGGATAATGTTGACACCAGTCATGGGTCTGAGCAAGGTAACACCCAACAACATGGTCATCCTGTGCAAGAAAGCAAATTGCTATGTCAAGAAAATTCCACTAATGAAGATTTTGATCAACATTTCAG TTTTGCAGGTCAGAGTCCACCAAGAGGGTAG